In Blautia sp. SC05B48, a single genomic region encodes these proteins:
- a CDS encoding 4Fe-4S binding protein → MAKVDYATLKKGGFMRQKQKNNFSLRLACVGGTFTAENLKKIAEVAEKYGDGYVHLTSRQGVEIPFIKLDDIDDVKDDLAKGGCKPGVCGPRVRTVTACQGNAVCPSGNINSYDIAVKLNERYFGRELPHKFKFGVTGCQNNCLKAEENDVGIKGAAEVSWKEDACIHCGVCEKACRENAISFEDDKLVIDTEKCNYCGRCAKSCPVDAWDVNEAYIVSFGGTFGNHISKGQEFLPLITSEEQLFRVTDAAIRFFEDHANPGERFKFTIDRVGAEKLQEVLKGAYNG, encoded by the coding sequence ATGGCAAAAGTAGATTACGCTACATTAAAAAAAGGTGGTTTCATGAGACAGAAGCAGAAAAATAATTTTTCTCTTCGTCTTGCCTGTGTAGGCGGTACATTTACCGCAGAAAACCTTAAGAAGATCGCAGAGGTAGCTGAGAAATACGGTGACGGATATGTACATCTTACTTCCAGACAGGGAGTTGAGATCCCGTTCATTAAATTAGATGATATTGATGATGTAAAGGATGATCTTGCAAAAGGCGGATGCAAGCCTGGTGTCTGCGGACCGAGAGTCCGTACAGTTACAGCCTGCCAGGGCAACGCTGTCTGTCCAAGCGGAAATATCAACAGCTATGACATTGCGGTGAAATTAAATGAGAGATATTTCGGAAGAGAGCTTCCTCATAAATTTAAATTCGGTGTTACCGGATGTCAGAACAACTGTCTGAAGGCAGAGGAGAATGATGTAGGGATCAAGGGAGCAGCTGAGGTCAGCTGGAAAGAGGATGCATGTATCCACTGCGGTGTCTGCGAAAAGGCCTGCAGAGAAAACGCCATCTCTTTTGAGGATGACAAGCTGGTGATCGATACAGAGAAATGTAACTACTGTGGCAGATGTGCAAAATCCTGTCCTGTGGATGCATGGGATGTAAACGAAGCATATATCGTTTCCTTTGGAGGAACGTTTGGAAATCACATCAGCAAGGGACAGGAATTCCTTCCGCTGATCACCTCTGAGGAGCAGCTTTTCAGAGTGACCGATGCAGCGATCCGTTTCTTTGAGGATCATGCAAATCCGGGAGAGCGTTTTAAATTTACCATCGACCGGGTAGGCGCTGAAAAACTTCAGGAAGTTTTGAAAGGAGCATACAATGGCTGA
- a CDS encoding sulfate ABC transporter substrate-binding protein, producing MKRRWKSAAVLAAIATIGSFTGVTTYAADSVSITNVSYDPTRELYEQYNKIFQKHWKEKTGQDVEITQSHGGSGKQALEVANGLEADVVTLALEYDVDAIQDAGLIDDGWVDEFPEDSSPYTSTIVFLVRKGNPKNIKDWDDLVKKDVGVITPNPKTSGGARWNYLAAWAYAKDKYNGDEDKIKEFIGDLYKNVLVLDTGARGATTSFVENGQGDVLIAWENEAYLSVKDYPDDYEIVTPSISILAHPSVAVVDKVVDKRGTRDVTEEYLNYLYSDEAQRIAGDNYYRPSNQDILKEYSDVFDLDINLVTIDDFGGWKKAQETHFSDGGIFDQIYEG from the coding sequence ATGAAAAGAAGATGGAAATCAGCAGCAGTTCTTGCAGCAATAGCAACAATTGGAAGCTTTACAGGCGTAACCACCTATGCGGCGGACAGTGTCAGCATCACCAATGTATCTTATGATCCGACTAGAGAGCTTTACGAGCAGTACAACAAGATCTTCCAGAAGCACTGGAAGGAAAAAACAGGCCAGGATGTGGAGATCACACAGTCCCATGGCGGTTCCGGCAAGCAGGCACTTGAGGTTGCCAACGGACTGGAAGCAGATGTGGTAACACTGGCATTGGAGTATGATGTGGATGCGATCCAGGATGCAGGACTCATCGATGACGGATGGGTGGATGAATTTCCGGAGGACAGCTCTCCCTACACTTCGACTATTGTGTTTCTTGTGAGAAAAGGAAATCCGAAGAACATCAAAGACTGGGACGATCTGGTAAAAAAAGACGTAGGTGTGATCACACCAAACCCGAAAACCTCCGGCGGAGCAAGATGGAACTATCTGGCAGCCTGGGCCTATGCAAAAGATAAATATAACGGAGACGAGGACAAAATTAAAGAATTCATCGGAGACCTTTACAAAAACGTACTTGTCCTGGACACCGGAGCCAGAGGCGCAACGACCTCTTTCGTGGAAAACGGACAGGGTGATGTACTGATCGCCTGGGAAAATGAAGCCTATCTTTCCGTAAAAGATTATCCGGATGACTACGAGATCGTAACACCAAGCATCAGCATCCTTGCACATCCATCTGTAGCAGTAGTCGATAAAGTCGTAGACAAAAGAGGCACCAGGGATGTGACAGAGGAATATCTGAATTATCTCTATTCCGATGAAGCACAGCGGATCGCCGGTGATAATTATTACCGTCCGTCAAACCAGGATATTCTGAAGGAGTACTCCGATGTGTTTGACTTGGATATCAATCTTGTCACCATTGATGATTTCGGTGGATGGAAAAAGGCACAGGAAACACATTTCTCAGATGGAGGGATTTTTGATCAGATTTACGAAGGATAA
- the thiF gene encoding thiazole biosynthesis adenylyltransferase ThiF — MAFTNEQLERYSRHIILKEVGVKGQKKLLNAKVLIIGAGGLGSPAALYLAAAGVGTIGIADADEVDLSNLQRQVIHTTADVGKLKVESAAETMKAINPDVTVNTYHTFVDSSNIMDLIKDYDFILDGTDNFPAKFLINDACVMAEKPFSHAGIIRFQGQLMTYVPGQGPCYRCAFQSPPPKDAVPTCKQAGVIGAMGGVIGSLQAMEAIKYIIGQGDLLTGRLLTYDALKMTFRTVKLPKNHHCPVCGDDPTITELIDYEQAVCELKH; from the coding sequence ATGGCTTTTACAAATGAGCAGCTTGAGCGGTACTCCCGTCATATCATCCTGAAAGAGGTTGGAGTAAAAGGTCAGAAAAAGCTTCTGAATGCCAAGGTTCTGATCATCGGAGCCGGCGGACTTGGATCACCGGCAGCCCTTTACCTTGCAGCTGCAGGTGTGGGAACCATCGGGATCGCGGATGCAGATGAGGTGGATCTTTCCAATCTTCAGCGACAGGTCATCCACACAACTGCAGATGTCGGCAAGCTGAAGGTAGAGTCCGCGGCTGAGACCATGAAAGCAATCAACCCGGACGTTACTGTAAATACATATCATACCTTTGTAGATTCCAGCAACATCATGGATCTGATCAAAGATTACGATTTCATTCTGGACGGAACGGACAATTTCCCTGCAAAATTCCTGATCAACGATGCCTGTGTAATGGCTGAGAAACCATTTTCACATGCAGGTATCATCCGTTTTCAGGGACAGCTGATGACTTACGTTCCGGGACAGGGACCATGCTACAGATGTGCATTCCAGAGCCCGCCACCAAAGGACGCCGTACCGACCTGTAAGCAGGCTGGCGTGATCGGAGCCATGGGCGGCGTGATCGGAAGCCTTCAGGCAATGGAAGCGATCAAGTACATCATCGGACAGGGTGATCTTCTTACAGGAAGACTTCTCACCTACGATGCACTGAAGATGACCTTCCGTACCGTGAAGCTTCCGAAGAATCATCATTGCCCGGTATGCGGCGATGATCCGACGATCACAGAACTGATCGATTATGAGCAAGCTGTGTGTGAATTAAAACACTAA
- a CDS encoding 4Fe-4S dicluster domain-containing protein has product MSIRIDQKKCVGCRKCSEVCPGTLIVMEDKKAVMKYPKNCWGCVSCVKECKAGAIDFFLGADIGGNGSIMNVKSEGDILHWIITKTDGSTSVIDVDRRNSNKY; this is encoded by the coding sequence ATGAGCATACGAATTGATCAGAAAAAATGTGTTGGCTGCAGAAAATGCAGTGAAGTATGTCCGGGAACCCTGATCGTCATGGAAGACAAAAAAGCCGTGATGAAATATCCGAAAAACTGCTGGGGCTGCGTTTCCTGTGTAAAGGAATGTAAAGCCGGTGCCATCGACTTTTTCCTTGGTGCAGATATCGGCGGTAACGGAAGTATCATGAATGTAAAAAGCGAAGGGGATATCCTTCACTGGATCATTACAAAAACGGACGGTTCTACATCCGTGATCGATGTGGATCGACGGAATTCGAATAAATATTAG
- the cysD gene encoding sulfate adenylyltransferase subunit CysD — protein MSGLSHLDELEAEAIYIIREVAAECEKPVMLYSIGKDSSVMLHLAMKAFYPEKPPFPFLHVNTTWKFKEMIEFRDKTAKDLGIEMLEYINQDGVKQGINPFDSGSAYTDIMKTQALKQALKKYGFTAAFGGGRRDEEKSRAKERIFSFRNAEQAWDPKNQRPEMWKLYNTEINKGESIRVFPISNWTETDIWQYIKRENIPIVPLYFAKERPVVYRDGNIIMVDDDRMRLNPGEEPQMKKVRFRTLGCYPLTGGIESDAETLDEIIDETLSSVESERTTRVIDSDGGAASMEKRKREGYF, from the coding sequence ATGAGTGGATTATCACATTTGGATGAGCTGGAAGCAGAGGCAATTTATATCATCCGTGAAGTTGCAGCAGAGTGCGAGAAGCCGGTAATGCTTTATTCTATAGGAAAAGACAGTTCTGTAATGCTTCATCTTGCAATGAAGGCTTTTTATCCTGAGAAACCGCCATTCCCGTTTCTTCACGTAAATACGACATGGAAATTTAAAGAGATGATTGAGTTCCGTGACAAAACCGCGAAGGATCTGGGGATCGAAATGCTTGAGTACATTAATCAGGATGGTGTGAAGCAGGGAATCAATCCTTTTGACAGTGGCTCCGCATACACAGATATCATGAAAACGCAGGCTCTGAAGCAGGCTCTTAAGAAATATGGTTTTACAGCTGCTTTTGGCGGCGGTCGTCGTGACGAGGAGAAAAGCCGTGCAAAAGAGCGTATCTTCTCCTTCCGTAACGCAGAGCAGGCATGGGATCCGAAGAACCAGCGTCCGGAGATGTGGAAGCTTTATAATACGGAGATCAATAAAGGCGAAAGCATCCGTGTTTTCCCGATTTCCAACTGGACTGAGACTGATATCTGGCAGTACATTAAGAGAGAAAATATCCCGATCGTTCCTCTTTATTTTGCAAAAGAGCGTCCGGTTGTATACAGAGACGGAAATATTATCATGGTGGATGACGACAGGATGCGCCTGAACCCGGGTGAGGAGCCGCAGATGAAAAAGGTGCGTTTCCGTACTCTCGGATGCTATCCTCTGACAGGTGGTATCGAGTCTGACGCGGAGACACTGGACGAGATCATTGACGAGACTTTAAGCTCTGTGGAATCTGAGAGAACCACACGTGTTATTGATTCCGACGGCGGAGCTGCAAGCATGGAAAAAAGAAAGAGAGAGGGGTACTTCTAG
- a CDS encoding sulfate adenylyltransferase subunit 1, which translates to MSGLLKFITCGSVDDGKSTLIGHILYDSKLLYADQEKALLLDSKVGSRGGAIDYSLLLDGLMAEREQGITIDVAYRYFTTDKRSFIVADTPGHEEYTRNMAVGASFAQLSIILVDAKQRVLVQTRRHARICALMGIHHFVFAVNKMDLVDYSENRFNEIVKDINELSETLGLQDVVIIPVSATEGDNVTKKSPNMPWYTGKALLEHLETVDVSEAENVSEFYLPVQRVSRPNHEFRGFQGQIESGRVHVGDIITTLPSNETAAVKTILVGSDDREEAVAGQAVTIQLDKEVDVSRGCVLTNNNEIPVAKGFEATLLWMDDSRLEVGKEYLVKLGTKKIAGVVKSIEFKTDVNTGEHLHADTIEKNEIALCKIGLSDKVVLDEFKRNKTLGELILIDRVSHMTSACGVVESVDTEGEKPYFQKDDVKVGGYVFEEFYFNLENALLSKADKEVKTYHVGDVVPVEGDSFEYPGYFDIVSLEDNAAVLIRDKKVLDIITLDKYAFMGLPVVDERGFALEIRSDADYQQFLDEFKSTDNKSEFHNKWFKFETYRKIVCTDNFWMI; encoded by the coding sequence ATGAGCGGATTACTGAAATTTATCACTTGCGGAAGTGTGGATGATGGAAAATCTACACTGATCGGTCATATTCTTTATGATTCCAAGCTTTTATATGCGGACCAGGAAAAAGCCCTTCTTCTGGACAGCAAGGTAGGTTCCAGAGGTGGTGCCATTGATTATTCTCTTCTTCTGGATGGCCTGATGGCAGAACGTGAGCAGGGAATCACCATTGATGTTGCGTATCGTTATTTTACAACCGATAAAAGAAGTTTTATCGTTGCGGATACTCCCGGACATGAGGAGTACACAAGGAACATGGCGGTTGGAGCTTCCTTTGCTCAGCTTTCCATTATTCTTGTGGATGCGAAGCAGAGGGTTCTGGTTCAGACAAGGCGTCATGCACGTATCTGCGCTCTGATGGGTATCCATCATTTTGTATTTGCTGTTAACAAAATGGATCTTGTTGATTACAGTGAGAATCGTTTTAATGAGATTGTAAAGGATATCAATGAGCTTTCTGAGACTCTGGGGCTTCAGGATGTTGTGATTATTCCTGTCAGTGCTACAGAGGGTGATAACGTAACGAAGAAGTCTCCGAATATGCCCTGGTATACGGGTAAAGCTCTTTTGGAGCATCTTGAGACTGTGGATGTTTCAGAGGCTGAGAATGTCAGCGAATTTTATCTTCCTGTTCAGCGTGTTTCCCGTCCAAACCATGAATTTCGCGGTTTCCAGGGCCAGATCGAGAGTGGCCGGGTTCATGTAGGCGATATCATCACAACGCTCCCAAGCAACGAGACAGCGGCTGTTAAGACGATCCTGGTGGGTAGTGATGATCGTGAGGAGGCTGTTGCCGGCCAGGCTGTTACGATCCAGCTGGATAAAGAGGTTGATGTAAGCCGTGGATGTGTTCTTACCAATAATAATGAGATTCCTGTTGCAAAGGGATTTGAGGCTACTCTTCTATGGATGGATGATTCCAGGCTTGAAGTGGGCAAGGAGTATCTTGTGAAGCTTGGTACCAAGAAGATCGCAGGTGTGGTTAAGAGTATTGAGTTTAAGACGGATGTAAATACCGGGGAGCATCTGCATGCGGATACGATTGAGAAGAATGAGATCGCTCTTTGCAAAATCGGTCTTTCTGATAAGGTTGTGCTGGATGAGTTTAAGAGGAATAAGACTCTTGGTGAGCTGATCCTGATCGACCGTGTGAGTCATATGACTTCTGCATGTGGTGTTGTGGAATCGGTTGATACTGAGGGGGAGAAGCCTTATTTCCAGAAGGATGATGTGAAGGTTGGCGGTTATGTTTTTGAGGAGTTTTATTTTAACCTTGAGAATGCGCTGCTTTCCAAGGCGGATAAAGAGGTTAAGACTTACCATGTAGGGGACGTGGTGCCTGTTGAGGGTGACAGCTTTGAGTATCCGGGCTATTTTGATATTGTTTCTCTGGAGGATAATGCGGCTGTTCTGATCCGTGATAAAAAGGTACTGGATATTATTACGTTAGACAAGTATGCCTTTATGGGACTTCCTGTTGTGGATGAGAGAGGCTTTGCCCTCGAAATCCGCAGCGATGCCGATTACCAGCAGTTCCTGGATGAGTTTAAA
- a CDS encoding M67 family metallopeptidase, with protein MLKLKKEDYEKILDHCRKGLPNESCGLLGGTIEDDVKTIEKVYLLTNIDESNEHFSMDPKEQLSAIKDIRQNGYQMIGNFHSHPESPSRPSEEDKRLAFDPNIEYLILSLMDAENPVLKAFGVDKEKNVTVHELQITE; from the coding sequence ATGCTGAAATTAAAAAAAGAAGATTACGAGAAAATATTAGACCACTGCAGAAAAGGACTTCCCAATGAGTCCTGCGGCCTTCTGGGCGGGACCATTGAGGACGATGTAAAAACCATCGAGAAGGTGTATCTGCTGACAAATATCGATGAAAGCAACGAACACTTTTCCATGGACCCGAAGGAACAGCTGAGCGCGATCAAAGATATCCGTCAGAACGGATATCAGATGATCGGAAACTTTCATTCTCATCCGGAGTCTCCGTCAAGGCCTTCCGAAGAAGATAAACGACTTGCATTTGACCCGAACATCGAATATCTGATCCTCTCCCTTATGGATGCAGAAAATCCGGTGTTGAAGGCTTTTGGCGTAGATAAAGAGAAAAATGTAACTGTACATGAGCTTCAGATAACAGAGTGA
- a CDS encoding adenylyl-sulfate reductase subunit alpha, translating to MKNRLNTKEITTDVLIIGGGTAGCYAALVLSEQKAGRVLIAEKANIRRSGCLAAGVNAINAYIVKGRKPQDYVDYATKDAAGIVRQDLLLTAAENFNEVTAKMEKLGLVILKDENGDYVARGNRNIKINGENFKPLLADAVHKAENVDVLNYVNITDLLVKDGQVYGAVGFSIMEETAYIIRAKAVLAATGGAAGLYKPNNPGFSRHKMWYPPFNTGAGYAMGILAGAEMTSFEMRFIALRCKDTIAPTGTIAQGVGAKQINAAGEIYETKYGLTTSERVYGTVRENQLGHGPCYLKTTGITKEQDEDLLKAYLNMAPSQTLKWIESGKNPSEQDVEIQGTEPYIVGGHTASGYWVNTGRETTVKGLYAAGDVAGGCPQKYVTGALAEGKLAALDMVKQFKAGTLKEADVQTETEIKVQEEEILSQYEKFRNEDAPAFSVEELEEAMQKVMDEYAGGIASNYQFNEKQLALADEKIVQLQALAEKTAAADMHELMFAYELRERLIVCRSLIAHLKNRKETRWHSFNENLDHPETDEKFYKYVNSKLENGDIRIIFRDIVKEDTYEHTN from the coding sequence ATGAAAAACAGATTAAACACAAAGGAAATTACAACAGACGTGCTGATCATAGGCGGAGGTACTGCAGGCTGCTATGCGGCGCTGGTTCTCTCAGAACAGAAAGCCGGCAGAGTACTGATCGCAGAAAAAGCAAATATCAGACGAAGCGGCTGTCTGGCAGCAGGTGTTAATGCAATCAATGCCTACATTGTAAAAGGCCGCAAGCCGCAGGATTATGTAGATTATGCCACAAAGGATGCCGCCGGTATCGTAAGGCAGGACCTTCTTCTTACAGCAGCGGAGAATTTCAACGAAGTTACCGCAAAAATGGAGAAGCTTGGGCTTGTGATCCTGAAGGATGAAAATGGTGATTATGTAGCCAGAGGAAACCGTAATATCAAGATCAATGGCGAAAATTTTAAACCTCTTCTTGCTGATGCAGTTCATAAAGCTGAGAACGTAGACGTTCTGAATTATGTAAATATCACAGACCTTCTTGTAAAAGACGGACAGGTTTACGGAGCGGTTGGTTTCTCTATTATGGAAGAAACCGCATACATTATCCGGGCAAAGGCAGTTCTTGCTGCAACAGGCGGAGCGGCCGGACTTTATAAACCAAACAATCCCGGATTTTCCAGGCATAAGATGTGGTATCCGCCGTTTAACACAGGTGCCGGATACGCAATGGGAATTCTGGCAGGTGCGGAGATGACGTCCTTTGAGATGCGTTTTATCGCACTTCGCTGCAAGGATACCATTGCTCCTACGGGAACCATCGCACAGGGTGTCGGCGCAAAACAGATCAATGCAGCTGGCGAGATCTATGAGACAAAATACGGACTGACCACAAGCGAGAGAGTTTACGGAACAGTTCGGGAAAATCAGCTTGGCCACGGCCCGTGTTACCTGAAGACTACAGGGATCACGAAGGAACAGGATGAAGATCTTCTGAAGGCTTATCTCAACATGGCACCGAGCCAGACTCTGAAATGGATCGAAAGCGGAAAGAACCCCAGCGAGCAGGATGTGGAGATCCAGGGAACAGAGCCATATATCGTAGGCGGTCATACAGCCAGCGGTTACTGGGTAAATACAGGCCGTGAAACTACGGTAAAGGGACTATATGCAGCAGGTGATGTTGCAGGCGGATGCCCGCAGAAATATGTAACAGGAGCTCTTGCAGAAGGAAAGCTTGCAGCATTGGATATGGTGAAACAGTTTAAGGCTGGAACTCTGAAGGAAGCAGATGTTCAGACTGAGACAGAGATCAAGGTTCAGGAAGAGGAGATTCTTTCCCAGTACGAAAAGTTCCGAAATGAAGACGCACCGGCATTTTCCGTGGAAGAGCTGGAAGAGGCTATGCAGAAAGTCATGGATGAATATGCGGGAGGAATTGCTTCTAATTATCAGTTTAATGAGAAGCAGCTTGCTCTTGCAGATGAAAAAATCGTTCAGCTTCAGGCTCTTGCCGAAAAAACAGCGGCAGCAGATATGCATGAGCTGATGTTTGCATATGAACTTCGTGAGCGTCTCATTGTGTGCCGTTCACTGATCGCTCATCTGAAAAACCGCAAAGAGACCAGATGGCATTCTTTTAACGAAAATCTGGATCATCCGGAAACAGATGAGAAATTTTATAAATATGTAAATTCGAAACTGGAAAACGGCGATATCAGGATAATTTTCCGTGACATTGTAAAGGAGGACACATATGAGCATACGAATTGA
- a CDS encoding O-acetylhomoserine aminocarboxypropyltransferase/cysteine synthase family protein: MNEYGFNTGLLHGTNEKYPQGATQVPIYQSSAFRHDSAEDLEKIFDNKKMGFSYTRINNPTVESFEKRVTMLEDGIGSVACASGMAALTNAFLNILQAGDEIVAACGLYGGTVELFDDLKPFGISVKYVKENKPEAFEAEITEKTRLVFAETIGNPKLDVTDIQAVAEVAHKHDVPLIVDNTVATPYLIQPLKLGADIVVHSSSKYINGSSDAISGILVCGKGLKWDPDRYPGLAPYRKFGPFAYIAKLRNGLFRNTGACLAPQNAFLNNLGLETLGLRMQRQCDNALELARFLQGLGGDIEVNYPGLEESPYHEIAEKQFKNGYGAIVTVRTGSKEKAFSIINSLKIPLIISNIGDTKTLVIHPESTIAAHISDKEKQQSGVFEDLIRISVGIEDIEDLKEDFKQAIENNR, translated from the coding sequence ATGAACGAATACGGCTTTAATACAGGACTGCTCCACGGCACCAACGAGAAATATCCGCAGGGAGCCACACAGGTTCCAATCTATCAGAGCAGCGCATTCCGACATGACAGCGCGGAAGACCTGGAGAAAATTTTTGACAATAAAAAAATGGGCTTTTCCTATACAAGGATCAACAATCCTACGGTAGAGTCCTTTGAGAAGAGAGTGACCATGCTGGAGGATGGGATCGGCAGTGTGGCCTGTGCATCCGGAATGGCAGCGCTGACCAATGCGTTTCTGAACATTCTTCAGGCGGGAGATGAGATCGTGGCAGCCTGCGGACTGTATGGCGGAACTGTGGAATTGTTCGATGATCTGAAGCCTTTCGGGATTTCCGTAAAATATGTGAAAGAGAATAAGCCGGAAGCTTTTGAGGCAGAGATCACAGAGAAGACGCGACTTGTTTTTGCGGAGACCATTGGCAACCCCAAGCTGGATGTTACCGATATCCAGGCAGTTGCGGAAGTGGCACATAAGCATGACGTACCGCTGATCGTAGACAACACGGTGGCAACCCCGTATCTGATCCAGCCACTGAAGCTTGGAGCTGACATTGTGGTTCATTCCTCTTCCAAATATATCAATGGAAGCAGCGATGCCATCAGCGGTATTCTTGTCTGTGGTAAGGGTCTGAAATGGGACCCTGACCGATATCCGGGACTTGCTCCATACCGGAAATTCGGACCATTTGCATACATCGCCAAGCTTAGAAACGGACTTTTCCGGAACACTGGCGCGTGTCTTGCTCCGCAGAATGCTTTCCTTAATAACCTGGGACTGGAAACCCTGGGACTTCGAATGCAGAGACAGTGTGACAATGCACTGGAGCTTGCGAGATTTTTACAGGGCCTGGGTGGTGACATTGAAGTAAATTATCCGGGACTGGAAGAAAGCCCTTATCACGAAATTGCGGAAAAGCAGTTTAAGAATGGCTACGGAGCTATCGTAACCGTAAGAACCGGAAGCAAGGAGAAAGCTTTTTCCATTATTAATTCATTGAAGATCCCGCTGATCATCTCCAATATCGGAGATACGAAGACCCTGGTGATTCATCCGGAATCCACCATCGCGGCACACATCTCCGACAAAGAGAAGCAGCAGTCCGGAGTATTCGAGGATCTGATCCGTATCAGTGTGGGAATTGAAGATATTGAAGATTTAAAAGAAGATTTCAAACAAGCGATAGAAAATAACCGATAA
- the thiS gene encoding sulfur carrier protein ThiS, with the protein MTITVAGNKKEYEDGLKLTELIEKEDIESPEYVTVTINDEFISKADVPETEVKDGDVVEFLYYMGGGAR; encoded by the coding sequence ATGACAATCACAGTTGCAGGAAATAAAAAAGAGTACGAAGACGGACTGAAGCTTACAGAGCTTATTGAGAAAGAGGATATTGAAAGTCCTGAGTATGTAACCGTAACTATCAACGATGAATTCATCAGCAAGGCAGACGTTCCGGAAACAGAGGTAAAGGACGGCGACGTTGTTGAGTTCCTGTACTACATGGGAGGAGGCGCAAGATAA
- a CDS encoding sulfurtransferase TusA family protein, which produces MADIKIDDTVDITDVVCPVTFVKAKVALEELDDGQILAIKMNDGEPVQNVPRSVKEEGHQILKLEDNEDGTYTLIVRKVEE; this is translated from the coding sequence ATGGCTGATATTAAGATTGATGATACAGTAGATATTACTGATGTAGTTTGCCCGGTAACCTTTGTAAAAGCAAAAGTAGCACTTGAGGAGCTGGATGACGGACAGATCCTGGCGATCAAAATGAACGATGGCGAGCCGGTACAGAATGTGCCGAGAAGCGTGAAGGAAGAAGGACATCAGATCCTGAAGCTCGAGGACAATGAAGACGGAACTTATACACTGATCGTAAGAAAAGTTGAAGAATAG